CCGTTCTCGGTCACGTATACCGGCACCTTCGCCTTCTCGTATGCATACCGGATGGTCGGCTCGAGCGCTTCCGGCCAGAATTCGTATCCCATTATCAGCACTTCAACGCCTTCCTCGGGCCCCAGGGCGCCGTCCGGCCCGAAGCGGGTTCGGCTGTAGGTCTGAACTCCAATGAAATCGTCCTTGCGTGCGGCTTCGAGGAACGGATCGTAATCCTCGGCCAGCGCGCGGTCGCGCTGCTGTTCGCCGCCCGGCACGGCCTGGTAATCCGCCATCGAGAGGGTGACGCCGACCGGGAATTTGCCCGAGGCCGCCTTCATCGCGTCACGCGCCTTGATGTGCGACTTGAGCATGACCTCGTTGATCCGGAACGGCTTGCCGAAGAGGTAGGGACCGAACCGGTCGACCGTGCTTCCGCAACGGCGCGCCGCTTCGGCCATAAATTCGAGGCGCGTCTTCAGGCCTTCGCGCGGAAGCGTTCCCCTCGCCGCGAGCGACCCGTTGAGGTTTGCTTCATTAATGGTGCACGCCATGCCGATCATATCGCCGAGATGCCTGCTCGCGCGCTCGCAATAGCGCGCAAACCGATCGGCGGCTTTGTCGTCTTCCCATCCGCCGTCCGAGGTGAACCAGAGCGGCGCGGTGAAATGCTGAAACGTGACACACGGAAAAAGCTTGTTTTCCCAGCAGGCGGCCAGCATGCGCCGGTAATGATCGAGGAC
This DNA window, taken from Candidatus Abyssobacteria bacterium SURF_5, encodes the following:
- a CDS encoding glycosyl hydrolase family protein; protein product: MWGTADAAHQVEGNNTNSDFWFLEHMPDTIFAEPSGDACDHYHRYRDDIQLMAQLGFNSYRFSIEWARIEPQPGHFSVAVLDHYRRMLAACWENKLFPCVTFQHFTAPLWFTSDGGWEDDKAADRFARYCERASRHLGDMIGMACTINEANLNGSLAARGTLPREGLKTRLEFMAEAARRCGSTVDRFGPYLFGKPFRINEVMLKSHIKARDAMKAASGKFPVGVTLSMADYQAVPGGEQQRDRALAEDYDPFLEAARKDDFIGVQTYSRTRFGPDGALGPEEGVEVLIMGYEFWPEALEPTIRYAYEKAKVPVYVTENGIGTTNDEQRIEYVRRALKGVVNCLQDKIDVRGYYYWSLMDNFEWLFGYGPQFGLIAVDRETQLRTIKPSATYLGRIARANEF